Proteins encoded within one genomic window of Candidatus Cetobacterium colombiensis:
- a CDS encoding D-alanyl-D-alanine carboxypeptidase family protein: MKKLVVIFTLVASTLSFSKSVPKSVVKDNIPNYRAYVVGDDKGNIFYQENATKKYPLASVTKVMTIIVTLDEIRKGNISLYDEVSIDWEILSVGGSAIPMQSGEKITVIDLLKSAAIKSANNAAYALAKHSGKGSIPRFVDMMNEKAKSLGLENDLEFYTPAGLPDHMTKKKLDMGTAEGIYRLSIEALKYPEYIAIARQKTAEIKNGEYKLKSTIHLLDKEGIYGLKTGYHTKSRFNITILSNKDNANIVTVVMGGKSPKIRDEKVLELNKEFHENYKNKDIIKKDISVLSIPISNAYVSDVKVYGTKSYSQIVKKDADISIETEREKKLVAPIKAGTVVGSYKVLINGEVVFKDDLIVKKDVEKKKIMDRIMEIF, from the coding sequence ATGAAGAAATTAGTAGTAATTTTTACTTTAGTTGCATCAACCCTTTCTTTTTCAAAAAGTGTTCCAAAATCTGTTGTAAAAGATAATATTCCAAATTACAGAGCTTATGTTGTAGGTGATGATAAAGGTAATATATTTTATCAAGAAAATGCAACTAAAAAATATCCATTAGCTTCTGTAACTAAAGTTATGACAATAATAGTAACTTTAGATGAAATAAGAAAAGGTAATATAAGTTTATATGATGAAGTTTCAATTGATTGGGAAATTTTAAGTGTTGGAGGAAGTGCAATTCCTATGCAAAGTGGAGAAAAAATAACTGTAATAGATTTATTGAAATCTGCAGCTATAAAATCAGCAAATAATGCTGCATATGCTTTAGCAAAACACTCAGGAAAAGGCAGTATTCCTAGGTTTGTTGATATGATGAATGAAAAAGCAAAATCTTTAGGTTTAGAAAACGATTTAGAATTTTATACACCAGCTGGATTACCAGATCATATGACTAAAAAGAAACTTGATATGGGAACAGCTGAAGGCATTTATAGACTTTCTATAGAAGCTTTGAAATACCCAGAATATATAGCAATTGCACGTCAAAAAACTGCAGAAATAAAAAATGGAGAATATAAATTAAAAAGTACAATCCATCTTTTAGATAAAGAAGGTATTTATGGTTTAAAAACAGGATATCATACAAAATCTAGGTTTAATATAACAATTTTAAGTAATAAAGATAATGCGAATATCGTTACTGTTGTAATGGGAGGAAAATCTCCTAAAATTAGGGATGAAAAAGTATTAGAACTAAATAAAGAGTTTCATGAAAATTATAAAAATAAGGATATTATAAAAAAAGATATTTCAGTTTTATCAATTCCAATTTCAAATGCATATGTTTCAGATGTTAAAGTTTATGGAACAAAGTCTTATTCACAAATAGTAAAAAAAGATGCAGATATTTCAATAGAAACAGAAAGAGAAAAAAAGTTAGTAGCCCCTATAAAAGCTGGTACAGTTGTAGGAAGTTATAAAGTTTTAATCAATGGTGAAGTTGTTTTTAAAGATGATTTAATAGTGAAAAAAGATGTAGAAAAGAAAAAAATTATGGATAGAATAATGGAAATTTTTTAA
- the nifU gene encoding Fe-S cluster assembly scaffold protein NifU, translated as MQYSEKVMDHFMNPRNVGTMENPDGYGKVGNPSCGDIMEIFLKIENDIITDVKFRTFGCASAIATSSVSTEMVLGKNIHEALEITNKVVAEALGGLPATKMHCSVLAEEALKEAIEDYLAKKEK; from the coding sequence ATGCAATATTCAGAAAAAGTAATGGATCATTTTATGAATCCTAGAAATGTAGGAACAATGGAGAATCCTGATGGATATGGTAAGGTAGGGAATCCATCTTGCGGAGATATAATGGAAATATTTTTGAAAATAGAAAATGATATAATAACAGATGTTAAATTCAGAACGTTTGGATGTGCTTCAGCTATAGCTACATCTTCAGTATCAACTGAAATGGTATTAGGAAAAAATATACATGAAGCATTAGAGATTACAAATAAAGTTGTGGCAGAAGCTTTAGGTGGTTTACCAGCAACAAAAATGCACTGCTCAGTTTTAGCAGAAGAGGCTTTAAAAGAGGCAATCGAAGATTACTTGGCTAAAAAAGAAAAATAA
- a CDS encoding cysteine desulfurase family protein encodes MRVYLDNNATTKMDPKVLEAMMPFLTEEYGNAFSMHLFGKETGIAVSEAREKIATLLKVKPEEIIFTSSGTESDNIAVRGVAKAYKNRGNHIITSSIEHPAIKNTFKDLEHDGYKVTFIPVDQNGVIDIKKLEEAITDETILISVMHANNEVGTIEPIKNIAEIAKKNRVLLHVDAVQSVGKIPVYPKELGADLLTFSGHKFHGPKGIAGLYIRQGVRVARTITGGGQEKKLRPGTTNTPAVVGMAKALEIACESMDSEIKREEELRDYFETEIVSRIPEVVVNAKSVERLPGTSSITFKYLEGESILLSLSYLGVAVSSGSACSSDELQASHVLLGMGIEPEFAHGTIRFSLGKYNTKEEIDYTIEQVVKVIEKLRMLSPLWNEYKK; translated from the coding sequence ATGAGAGTTTATCTGGATAACAATGCTACTACTAAAATGGACCCTAAAGTATTAGAAGCAATGATGCCTTTTTTAACAGAAGAATATGGAAATGCTTTTAGTATGCACCTTTTTGGAAAGGAAACGGGAATAGCTGTTTCAGAAGCAAGAGAAAAAATTGCAACTTTATTAAAAGTTAAACCAGAGGAGATTATATTTACATCTTCGGGAACTGAATCAGATAACATTGCAGTTAGAGGAGTAGCTAAAGCATATAAAAATAGAGGAAATCATATAATAACGAGTTCAATTGAACACCCAGCTATAAAAAATACATTTAAAGATTTAGAGCATGATGGATATAAAGTAACATTTATACCTGTTGATCAAAATGGTGTTATAGATATAAAAAAACTAGAAGAGGCAATAACTGATGAAACTATTTTGATATCAGTAATGCATGCTAATAATGAAGTTGGAACTATTGAGCCAATAAAAAATATAGCTGAAATTGCTAAAAAAAATAGAGTATTGCTTCATGTAGATGCTGTTCAAAGTGTTGGAAAAATACCAGTTTATCCAAAGGAGTTAGGAGCAGATTTATTAACTTTCTCAGGACATAAATTTCATGGACCAAAAGGAATCGCTGGTCTTTATATAAGACAAGGTGTAAGAGTAGCTAGAACAATAACTGGTGGAGGACAAGAGAAAAAACTGAGACCAGGAACAACTAATACACCAGCGGTAGTAGGAATGGCTAAAGCTTTAGAAATTGCCTGCGAAAGTATGGACTCTGAAATAAAAAGAGAAGAAGAATTGAGAGATTATTTTGAAACTGAAATAGTTAGTAGAATTCCAGAAGTTGTAGTAAATGCAAAATCTGTTGAAAGACTTCCGGGAACTTCAAGTATAACTTTTAAGTACTTAGAAGGAGAATCAATACTTTTATCTTTAAGTTATTTAGGTGTTGCAGTAAGTTCAGGATCAGCTTGCTCATCGGATGAGTTACAAGCATCTCATGTTTTACTAGGAATGGGAATTGAACCTGAGTTTGCTCATGGAACAATAAGATTTAGTTTAGGTAAATATAATACAAAAGAAGAAATAGATTACACAATTGAACAAGTTGTTAAAGTTATAGAAAAACTAAGAATGTTATCCCCTTTATGGAATGAATATAAAAAATAA